The Changchengzhania lutea genomic sequence CTTAAAAAGCAAACCTATTTGCAAGGTTACCTTTTCTATACTTGCCAAAGACGCTACAACCGTATCGGTAGTTGGAAATTTTAATGACTGGAATGCGTCGGCTACGCCACTTAAAAAATTAAAGAACGGCACCTTTAAAGGTACTGTGAATTTAGAAAAAGATAACTCTTATGAGTTTAAATACGTTGTTGATGGCACCTATGTCAACGATAATGCCGCAGATGCTTACACATGGAGTG encodes the following:
- a CDS encoding isoamylase early set domain-containing protein produces the protein MAITKQYLKSKPICKVTFSILAKDATTVSVVGNFNDWNASATPLKKLKNGTFKGTVNLEKDNSYEFKYVVDGTYVNDNAADAYTWSEFASADNSVVNV